In Bombus huntii isolate Logan2020A chromosome 3, iyBomHunt1.1, whole genome shotgun sequence, a single genomic region encodes these proteins:
- the LOC126863844 gene encoding uncharacterized protein LOC126863844 isoform X1, with translation MLALKAIAGISLWWSIVVTGEGNIVRNEDICGAQNGRRLYLELGEKGILYARNVSLIKNEPRQEGSRVYTSNSSHAQCNLELVTCPSCVIIVTFESIALSHHCGDGSVTLDSPCRCDYVWISEPPYEDVSGTPFCGLYAPITYRSSTRTLSITLLYSQSHKHAFTLEYTAERNRLHLRGTELTTATGQAAKGLNNTGGGILTSPFFPARYPRDLGLEYVVTCPSEAPFCRIRLLFSDFQLATVSIMEFYDWNGQRLDVSSGARFRPPVIMSSGPSLLIRFYANGGTGLGYKAFYSFVIGHPLDKSVQPITDCGGYVENLGGTITMLDMVGEGVKTYDCVWLIRPPKNFLHMKTHMYLKVITFADMAGNTELVVKQGPTSALLPLEILRHPASQVQPPRHREHVAPVTSGFHVSLRGTFGSSSHLAIAYAAFSYMDCFAGSDFLCRNHRCITSQLNCDGFDHCGDNSDEPATCFQDWELEPQDRKWHANKANYYFPKIDRYPDLKTATLVFVASSLGLIVLISALIILLYRMGARARQQRELQSRLQTISELLVFDIADGARIDEITVSDDPPVYEAPPGYDEVVKLGFDSEIIARRKKRAFGRETRGRSSPSQSCSLDVERSSSVCSLAEMAGSSRGSDRATSSSNQDAGIPKNRTTTRRLPESPPPPYVTPPGSISRHFNVSGLASVDSNTRERHDEEEEREEGKEKGEGSRRRNLLRRAGESFPSSLCGNDDLPGPSTPGDLEARGSLVSINVEFLGAYSPTCSASNSIRTASVSCDSQRRTSRAASTDTESLDRGDAAGDAEETVEGERRSGATVESDTEEQIGEPCEEPGDQPTVEDAVVDSVTEDNVKSDDGFASGCSCEGACGCATVRRSPSFRERTIGRLWSVRCITADQSAERSAAEETNRRRWQRESGKKSGQERKRNETKENAVDTRRDRKVEEGEDEDMEEEEREEGKEGGSSYQSRGSTIVKLLGARMGKWQNVSTGSTVASTASSTPCGTFGRSMRKLPVCSRDGYLGRTSTIGSIGSYEKLCNGEFEESRMNLRASDPVSIGSSYRERRGYRRYSSCDLQSLYEGMRILDGFLARRGLAVAHTRKQSVTVMLFGTPEHGAIRRRPIGEEGTIREIGRVSRLSLDGLSN, from the exons ATGCTAGCGCTAAAAGCGATTGCAGGGATATCTCTATGGTGGTCGATCGTGGTAACGGGTGAAGGTAACATCGTCCGGAATGAGGATATCTGCGGAGCTCAAAACGGACGGCGATTGTATCTGGAGCTTGGAGAGAAGGGTATCTTATACGCCAGAAACGTCTCGCTGATAAAGAACGAGCCGAGACAAGAGGGCTCGCGGGTATATACGAGCAACAGCTCCCACGCTCAGTGCAATCTCGAGCTGGTGACATGTCCGTCCTGCGTGATAATCGTAACCTTCGAGAGCATCGCGTTGTCGCATCATTGCGGCGACGGCAGCGTCACATTGGATAGCCCGTGCAG GTGTGATTACGTGTGGATCTCGGAGCCGCCGTACGAGGATGTGTCCGGAACTCCGTTTTGCGGATTGTACGCGCCGATCACGTACAGGTCCAGCACGAGAACTCTGTCGATCACGCTGCTTTACAGTCAGTCGCACAAGCACGCGTTCACGCTGGAGTACACGGCGGAGA GAAACAGATTACACCTGAGAGGTACCGAATTGACAACGGCGACCGGTCAAGCAGCCAAGGGATTGAACAACACCGGCGGTGGGATTTTAACGTCTCCGTTCTTCCCGGCTCGGTATCCTCGCGATCTTGGCTTGGAGTACGTGGTCACCTGCCCGAGCGAAGCACCGTTCTGCCGTATCAGGTTGCTGTTCAGTGATTTTCAGCTGGCGACTGTGTCGATAATGGAG TTCTACGATTGGAACGGTCAACGACTGGACGTGAGTAGCGGCGCGAGATTTCGGCCACCGGTAATAATGAGCTCCGGCCCTTCGTTGCTGATACGATTCTACGCGAATGGCGGCACCGGATTGGGTTACAAGGCTTTCTATTCGTTCGTGATTGGACATCCCTTGGACAAATCCGTGCAACCGATAACCGACTGCGGCGGTTACGTGGAGAATCTTGGTGGCACGATTACCATGTTGGATATGGTGGGCGAAGGGGTAAAAACTTACGACTGCGTGTGGCTGATCAGGCCCCCCAAGAACTTTTTACACATGAAAACGCATATGTATCTGAAGGTGATCACGTTCGCGGACATGG CCGGTAATACCGAATTAGTGGTAAAACAGGGACCCACCTCGGCTCTTTTGCCGCTCGAGATCCTCAGACATCCAGCGAGTCAAGTGCAACCACCGAGACACAGGGAGCACGTGGCTCCCGTCACCAGCGGCTTTCACGTCAGTCTACGAGGAACGTTTGGCTCGTCCTCGCACCTGGCGATTGCCTACGCGGCCTTCAGTTACATGG ACTGTTTCGCGGGATCGGACTTTCTTTGCCGCAATCACAGATGCATAACGAGTCAGCTGAATTGCGACGGTTTCGATCACTGCGGCGACAACAGCGACGAACCGGCAACCTGCTTTCAAG ATTGGGAGCTGGAACCTCAGGATCGAAAATGGCACGCGAACAAGGCGAATTACTACTTTCCAAAGATCGATCGTTACCCAGACCTGAAGACGGCTACTCTGGTGTTCGTGGCGAGCAGCCTCGGACTGATCGTCTTGATATCGGCGCTGATCATCTTGCTGTACAGAATGGGCGCCAGAGCCAGGCAGCAAAGAGAACTTCAGTCAAGACTGCAAACGATCAGCGAGCTTCTAG TTTTCGATATTGCAGACGGAGCGCGAATCGACGAAATCACGGTGTCGGACGACCCGCCGGTGTACGAAGCACCGCCTGGCTACGACGAGGTGGTGAAGCTCGGATTCGACTCGGAGATCATCgctcgaagaaagaagagggcGTTTGGTAGAGAAACTCGCGGTAGGAGTTCTCCCAGTCAAAGCTGCTC GTTGGACGTCGAACGATCCTCCTCGGTTTGTTCGCTGGCCGAGATGGCAGGTAGCAGTCGCGGCAGCGATCGCGCTACGTCCAGCTCCAACCAGGACGCGGGGATTCCGAAGAACCGAACTACGACTCGGCGGTTGCCCGAGAGCCCACCGCCGCCGTACGTCACTCCTCCAGGATCCATATCGCGACATTTCAACGTATCCGGATTAGCGTCGGTCGATTCGAACACGC GCGAGCGGCACGACGAAGAGGAAGAACGGGAGGAGGGAAAGGAGAAGGGCGAGGGATCGCGTCGGCGGAACTTGCTTCGTCGAGCCGGCGAATCGTTCCCGTCGTCCTTGTGCGGAAACGACGATCTTCCAGGACCGTCCACCCCGGGTGACCTCGAAGCACGGGGATCATTGGTCTCGATCAACGTCGAATTTCTCGGTGCGTATTCGCCGACTTGCAGCGCTTCGAATTCGATCCGAACGGCCAGCGTCTCGTGTGATTCGCAGCGGAGAACCTCGCGCGCTGCTTCGACAGACACGGAGTCGTTGGATCGCGGAGACGCAGCAGGAGACGCGGAAGAAACGGTCGAGGGGGAGAGACGATCCGGAGCAACCGTCGAGTCGGACACGGAAGAACAGATCGGGGAACCGTGCGAGGAACCGGGCGACCAGCCAACCGTCGAGGATGCCGTCGTGGACAGCGTTACCGAGGATAACGTCAAGTCTGACGACGGTTTCGCGTCCGGATGCTCCTGCGAAGGTGCCTGCGGCTGCGCCACCGTTCGTCGATCGCCGTCGTTCAGAGAGCGAACCATCGGCCGCCTCTGGTCGGTTCGTTGTATTACCGCGGACCAAAGCGCGGAACGGTCGGCGGCGGAAGAAACGAATAGGCGACGCTGGCAAAGGGAAAGTGGAAAGAAATCGGGCCAGGAgcggaaacgaaacgaaacgaaggaGAACGCTGTGGATACGAGAAGGGATAGGAAGGTGGAAGAGGGTGAGGACGAAGATATGGAAGAAGAGGAACGAGAGGAGGGAAAGGAAGGAGGAAGCAGCTATCAGTCAAGAGGCAGTACGATCGTGAAATTGCTGGGCGCGAGAATGGGTAAATGGCAGAATGTAAGCACCGGCTCCACGGTTGCATCCACGGCAAGTTCGACGCCGTGCGGTACCTTCGGAAGGTCCATGAGGAAATTGCCGGTTTGCTCGCGCGACGGATACCTCGGCAGAACTTCGACGATCGGATCGATCGGCAGTTACGAAAAGTTGTGCAACGGCGAGTTCGAAGAGTCGCGGATGAATTTGCGCGCCTCCGATCCGGTCTCGATCGGATCGTCGTACCGCGAACGACGAGGCTACCGACGATACTCGAGCTGCGATCTGCAGAGTCTGTACGAAGGGATGAGGATCTTGGACGGATTCCTGGCGCGAAGAGGCCTGGCGGTCGCGCACACTCGGAAACAATCGGTAACGGTGATGTTGTTCGGAACACCGGAGCACGGAGCTATACGGCGACGACCTATCGGCGAGGAGGGAACGATTCGCGAGATCGGACGCGTTTCTCGACTCAGTCTGGACGGTCTTTCGAATTGA
- the LOC126863844 gene encoding uncharacterized protein LOC126863844 isoform X2 — protein MLALKAIAGISLWWSIVVTGEGNIVRNEDICGAQNGRRLYLELGEKGILYARNVSLIKNEPRQEGSRVYTSNSSHAQCNLELVTCPSCVIIVTFESIALSHHCGDGSVTLDSPCRCDYVWISEPPYEDVSGTPFCGLYAPITYRSSTRTLSITLLYSQSHKHAFTLEYTAERNRLHLRGTELTTATGQAAKGLNNTGGGILTSPFFPARYPRDLGLEYVVTCPSEAPFCRIRLLFSDFQLATVSIMEFYDWNGQRLDVSSGARFRPPVIMSSGPSLLIRFYANGGTGLGYKAFYSFVIGHPLDKSVQPITDCGGYVENLGGTITMLDMVGEGVKTYDCVWLIRPPKNFLHMKTHMYLKVITFADMAGNTELVVKQGPTSALLPLEILRHPASQVQPPRHREHVAPVTSGFHVSLRGTFGSSSHLAIAYAAFSYMDCFAGSDFLCRNHRCITSQLNCDGFDHCGDNSDEPATCFQDWELEPQDRKWHANKANYYFPKIDRYPDLKTATLVFVASSLGLIVLISALIILLYRMGARARQQRELQSRLQTISELLDGARIDEITVSDDPPVYEAPPGYDEVVKLGFDSEIIARRKKRAFGRETRGRSSPSQSCSLDVERSSSVCSLAEMAGSSRGSDRATSSSNQDAGIPKNRTTTRRLPESPPPPYVTPPGSISRHFNVSGLASVDSNTRERHDEEEEREEGKEKGEGSRRRNLLRRAGESFPSSLCGNDDLPGPSTPGDLEARGSLVSINVEFLGAYSPTCSASNSIRTASVSCDSQRRTSRAASTDTESLDRGDAAGDAEETVEGERRSGATVESDTEEQIGEPCEEPGDQPTVEDAVVDSVTEDNVKSDDGFASGCSCEGACGCATVRRSPSFRERTIGRLWSVRCITADQSAERSAAEETNRRRWQRESGKKSGQERKRNETKENAVDTRRDRKVEEGEDEDMEEEEREEGKEGGSSYQSRGSTIVKLLGARMGKWQNVSTGSTVASTASSTPCGTFGRSMRKLPVCSRDGYLGRTSTIGSIGSYEKLCNGEFEESRMNLRASDPVSIGSSYRERRGYRRYSSCDLQSLYEGMRILDGFLARRGLAVAHTRKQSVTVMLFGTPEHGAIRRRPIGEEGTIREIGRVSRLSLDGLSN, from the exons ATGCTAGCGCTAAAAGCGATTGCAGGGATATCTCTATGGTGGTCGATCGTGGTAACGGGTGAAGGTAACATCGTCCGGAATGAGGATATCTGCGGAGCTCAAAACGGACGGCGATTGTATCTGGAGCTTGGAGAGAAGGGTATCTTATACGCCAGAAACGTCTCGCTGATAAAGAACGAGCCGAGACAAGAGGGCTCGCGGGTATATACGAGCAACAGCTCCCACGCTCAGTGCAATCTCGAGCTGGTGACATGTCCGTCCTGCGTGATAATCGTAACCTTCGAGAGCATCGCGTTGTCGCATCATTGCGGCGACGGCAGCGTCACATTGGATAGCCCGTGCAG GTGTGATTACGTGTGGATCTCGGAGCCGCCGTACGAGGATGTGTCCGGAACTCCGTTTTGCGGATTGTACGCGCCGATCACGTACAGGTCCAGCACGAGAACTCTGTCGATCACGCTGCTTTACAGTCAGTCGCACAAGCACGCGTTCACGCTGGAGTACACGGCGGAGA GAAACAGATTACACCTGAGAGGTACCGAATTGACAACGGCGACCGGTCAAGCAGCCAAGGGATTGAACAACACCGGCGGTGGGATTTTAACGTCTCCGTTCTTCCCGGCTCGGTATCCTCGCGATCTTGGCTTGGAGTACGTGGTCACCTGCCCGAGCGAAGCACCGTTCTGCCGTATCAGGTTGCTGTTCAGTGATTTTCAGCTGGCGACTGTGTCGATAATGGAG TTCTACGATTGGAACGGTCAACGACTGGACGTGAGTAGCGGCGCGAGATTTCGGCCACCGGTAATAATGAGCTCCGGCCCTTCGTTGCTGATACGATTCTACGCGAATGGCGGCACCGGATTGGGTTACAAGGCTTTCTATTCGTTCGTGATTGGACATCCCTTGGACAAATCCGTGCAACCGATAACCGACTGCGGCGGTTACGTGGAGAATCTTGGTGGCACGATTACCATGTTGGATATGGTGGGCGAAGGGGTAAAAACTTACGACTGCGTGTGGCTGATCAGGCCCCCCAAGAACTTTTTACACATGAAAACGCATATGTATCTGAAGGTGATCACGTTCGCGGACATGG CCGGTAATACCGAATTAGTGGTAAAACAGGGACCCACCTCGGCTCTTTTGCCGCTCGAGATCCTCAGACATCCAGCGAGTCAAGTGCAACCACCGAGACACAGGGAGCACGTGGCTCCCGTCACCAGCGGCTTTCACGTCAGTCTACGAGGAACGTTTGGCTCGTCCTCGCACCTGGCGATTGCCTACGCGGCCTTCAGTTACATGG ACTGTTTCGCGGGATCGGACTTTCTTTGCCGCAATCACAGATGCATAACGAGTCAGCTGAATTGCGACGGTTTCGATCACTGCGGCGACAACAGCGACGAACCGGCAACCTGCTTTCAAG ATTGGGAGCTGGAACCTCAGGATCGAAAATGGCACGCGAACAAGGCGAATTACTACTTTCCAAAGATCGATCGTTACCCAGACCTGAAGACGGCTACTCTGGTGTTCGTGGCGAGCAGCCTCGGACTGATCGTCTTGATATCGGCGCTGATCATCTTGCTGTACAGAATGGGCGCCAGAGCCAGGCAGCAAAGAGAACTTCAGTCAAGACTGCAAACGATCAGCGAGCTTCTAG ACGGAGCGCGAATCGACGAAATCACGGTGTCGGACGACCCGCCGGTGTACGAAGCACCGCCTGGCTACGACGAGGTGGTGAAGCTCGGATTCGACTCGGAGATCATCgctcgaagaaagaagagggcGTTTGGTAGAGAAACTCGCGGTAGGAGTTCTCCCAGTCAAAGCTGCTC GTTGGACGTCGAACGATCCTCCTCGGTTTGTTCGCTGGCCGAGATGGCAGGTAGCAGTCGCGGCAGCGATCGCGCTACGTCCAGCTCCAACCAGGACGCGGGGATTCCGAAGAACCGAACTACGACTCGGCGGTTGCCCGAGAGCCCACCGCCGCCGTACGTCACTCCTCCAGGATCCATATCGCGACATTTCAACGTATCCGGATTAGCGTCGGTCGATTCGAACACGC GCGAGCGGCACGACGAAGAGGAAGAACGGGAGGAGGGAAAGGAGAAGGGCGAGGGATCGCGTCGGCGGAACTTGCTTCGTCGAGCCGGCGAATCGTTCCCGTCGTCCTTGTGCGGAAACGACGATCTTCCAGGACCGTCCACCCCGGGTGACCTCGAAGCACGGGGATCATTGGTCTCGATCAACGTCGAATTTCTCGGTGCGTATTCGCCGACTTGCAGCGCTTCGAATTCGATCCGAACGGCCAGCGTCTCGTGTGATTCGCAGCGGAGAACCTCGCGCGCTGCTTCGACAGACACGGAGTCGTTGGATCGCGGAGACGCAGCAGGAGACGCGGAAGAAACGGTCGAGGGGGAGAGACGATCCGGAGCAACCGTCGAGTCGGACACGGAAGAACAGATCGGGGAACCGTGCGAGGAACCGGGCGACCAGCCAACCGTCGAGGATGCCGTCGTGGACAGCGTTACCGAGGATAACGTCAAGTCTGACGACGGTTTCGCGTCCGGATGCTCCTGCGAAGGTGCCTGCGGCTGCGCCACCGTTCGTCGATCGCCGTCGTTCAGAGAGCGAACCATCGGCCGCCTCTGGTCGGTTCGTTGTATTACCGCGGACCAAAGCGCGGAACGGTCGGCGGCGGAAGAAACGAATAGGCGACGCTGGCAAAGGGAAAGTGGAAAGAAATCGGGCCAGGAgcggaaacgaaacgaaacgaaggaGAACGCTGTGGATACGAGAAGGGATAGGAAGGTGGAAGAGGGTGAGGACGAAGATATGGAAGAAGAGGAACGAGAGGAGGGAAAGGAAGGAGGAAGCAGCTATCAGTCAAGAGGCAGTACGATCGTGAAATTGCTGGGCGCGAGAATGGGTAAATGGCAGAATGTAAGCACCGGCTCCACGGTTGCATCCACGGCAAGTTCGACGCCGTGCGGTACCTTCGGAAGGTCCATGAGGAAATTGCCGGTTTGCTCGCGCGACGGATACCTCGGCAGAACTTCGACGATCGGATCGATCGGCAGTTACGAAAAGTTGTGCAACGGCGAGTTCGAAGAGTCGCGGATGAATTTGCGCGCCTCCGATCCGGTCTCGATCGGATCGTCGTACCGCGAACGACGAGGCTACCGACGATACTCGAGCTGCGATCTGCAGAGTCTGTACGAAGGGATGAGGATCTTGGACGGATTCCTGGCGCGAAGAGGCCTGGCGGTCGCGCACACTCGGAAACAATCGGTAACGGTGATGTTGTTCGGAACACCGGAGCACGGAGCTATACGGCGACGACCTATCGGCGAGGAGGGAACGATTCGCGAGATCGGACGCGTTTCTCGACTCAGTCTGGACGGTCTTTCGAATTGA
- the LOC126863905 gene encoding transmembrane protein 222: MKKNELLSEPQEYSDNMSNIDLAINLERQKFPFCIVWTPLPILTYFLPIIGHVGIATSTGVIRDFAGPYHVAEDNMTFGKPTKYLQLNYTKAKGGVQGWDSAVAHASEIYQNRMHNLCCDNCHSHVATALDLMSYDNSNNWNMVKVALFMLIWGKYVSFSGFLKTWMPFYLLVFVITTLCLVLR; encoded by the exons atgaaaaagaacGAATTGTTGTCTGAGCCGCAAGAGTACTCCGATAATATGTCAAATATAGATCTTGCTATTAATTTGGAAAGGCAAAAATTCCCATTTTGTATAGTTTGGACACCTCTACCGATTCTGAC ATATTTCTTACCGATCATTGGTCACGTGGGGATTGCCACTTCTACCGGTGTGATACGAGACTTTGCTGGTCCGTATCACGTTGCGGAAGATAATATGACGTTTGGGAAGCCCACGAAATACTTGCAATTGAACTATACCAAAGCCAAAGGAGGCGTTCAGGGATGGGATTCTGCTGTCGCACATGCGAGTGAAATCTATCAAAATAGGATG CACAATTTATGCTGCGACAACTGTCATTCTCACGTAGCTACAGCGTTAGACCTAATGTCGTATGATAATTCGAATAATTGGAATATGGTAAAGGTTGCGTTGTTTATGCTTATCTGGGGAAAGTATGTAAG TTTTTCAGGTTTTCTTAAAACTTGGATGCCATTTTATCTTCTGGTGTTCGTCATCACCACGCTTTGTCTGGTACTACGATAA
- the LOC126863909 gene encoding uncharacterized protein LOC126863909: protein MSWLFGKKKRHKDSPPDSTEEEQSSSQSDGFDIISMPPAMPMDTSHNTAATHSSSNLYPYVPPVPNFGQGLPPELHKDYNQGENAPHYLNGVPFKLCKRLEINASNDFEIDQLRISEILSFIERIENRNYDYSFSLEESIMAEMNSRSDE from the coding sequence ATGTCTTGGTTATtcggaaagaagaaacgacATAAGGACTCGCCTCCCGATTCGACGGAAGAAGAACAGTCATCGAGTCAAAGCGATGGATTCGATATCATTTCAATGCCCCCAGCAATGCCAATGGATACAAGCCACAACACCGCGGCTACGCATTCTAGTAGTAATTTATATCCGTACGTTCCTCCTGTTCCAAACTTTGGCCAAGGTTTACCGCCCGAATTGCACAAAGACTATAATCAAGGAGAGAACGCACCGCACTATTTGAACGGAGTTCCATTTAAATTGTGCAAACGTCTGGAGATTAACGCGAGCAACGATTTCGAGATAGACCAACTTAGAATTAGCGAGATTTTGTCTTTTATAGAGAGAATAGAAAATCGAAATTACGATTATAGTTTCTCGTTGGAAGAAAGCATCATGGCAGAAATGAATAGTAGAAGCGACGAATGA